From the Conger conger chromosome 14, fConCon1.1, whole genome shotgun sequence genome, one window contains:
- the igsf8 gene encoding immunoglobulin superfamily member 8, with protein MASSTTTTLICLQWVLQYVVCRDVTLPSGPLYRVAGFPLSLPCVVSGFEGSRTQDFEWFLHREDAEGRQIGVISTRDQSFPYAPFLPRVRSGEVRLERDAGDRVRLVVQRLRLEDQGRYECYTPSTDSTFQGNYSASVVVKVIPDTLQISHSRSLIGQPLAEGSELQLSCSAAVQSQQHTHLSVTFGVQGAGPAVGGASPREVISIGRELAVAPGVGGDYRRRYGDGELTLEKQPGQAGDRDLYLMKMAAVAPGDAGAYHCEASQWILDPEGVWKRIAQRTLDLGNLTVQPLADSLTVAVVPRGEVWLSAGSPLSLLCEVGGVGAWSRSALLVQWLQQGGAGPGGAEVEVARLSPDGAVTWGGGPSRGAGRALEKVGEGRYALRLVSAYPADAGVYQCAVSVYAGKPRPQPSTPPTITKRSEGLTVRLKTKEVSVSAVAEVARGPPLKRGSTVSLLCNVSVTTVGPSQVEVLWLKEREAPKGAGLWAEEGAERQEEGGASRPLAQLSYDGLSRSYGNSSEVSVDRLATGCYRLRIHQAQPEDQGQYACLAEVWALDPHGAWYNTGARAESASVRIYLYSRATDLLLIPLVVGVSSALLVGVFIVATVTCCFMNRLARQRSQK; from the exons ATGGCATCGTCGACAACGACCACACTCATCTGCTTACAGTGGG tgCTGCAGTACGTGGTGTGTCGCGACGTCACCCTTCCCTCCGGACCCCTGTACCGGGTGGCAGGGTTCCCCCTGTCGCTGCCCTGTGTGGTTTCGGGGTTCGAGGGCTCGCGCACGCAGGACTTTGAGTGGTTCCTGCACCGCGAGGATGCAGAGGGCCGGCAGATCGGCGTGATCTCCACGCGGGACCAGAGCTTCCCCTACGCCCCCTTCCTGCCCCGCGTGCGCTCCGGGGAGGTGCGGCTGGAGCGGGACGCGGGGGACAGGGTGCGGCTCGTGGTCCAGAGGCTGCGGCTCGAAGACCAGGGCCGCTACGAGTGCTACACGCCCAGCACCGACTCCACCTTCCAGGGCAACTACAGCGCCTCTGTGGTGGTCAAAG TGATCCCTGACACCCTCCAGATCAGCCACTCAcgctctctgattggccagccGCTGGCGGAGGGCTCTGAGCTGCAGCTGTCCTGCTCGGCCGCTGTCCAATCGCAGCAGCACACCCACCTGTCCGTCACCTTCGGCgtgcagggggcggggccagcggTGGGCGGGGCCAGCCCACGGGAGGTCATCTCAATTGGCCGTGAGCTAGCAGTGGCGCCTGGCGTGGGCGGAGACTACAGGCGTCGCTATGGTGACGGGGAGCTCACCCTGGAGAAGCAGCCGGGCCAGGCGGGCGACCGCGACCTGTACCTGATGAAGATGGCGGCCGTCGCCCCCGGCGATGCGGGGGCCTATCACTGTGAGGCGTCACAGTGGATCCTGGATCCGGAGGGGGTGTGGAAACGGATCGCACAGCGCACCTTGGATCTAGGCAACCTGACCGTGCAGCCCCTGG ctgATTCGCTGACGGTTGCCGTGGTGCCGCGGGGGGAGGTGTGGCTGTCGGCCGGCTCTCCCCTCAGCCTGCTGTGTGAGGTGGGCGGAGTCGGGGCGTGGTCTCGCTCGGCCCTGCTGGTGCAGTGGCTgcagcagggcggggcgggCCCGGGGGGGGCGGAGGTGGAGGTGGCCCGTCTCAGCCCGGACGGGGCGGTCACCTGGGGCGGGGGGCCCAGCAGGGGGGCGGGCAGGGCCCTGGagaaggtgggggaggggcggtACGCCCTGCGCCTGGTCTCCGCCTACCCGGCCGACGCCGGCGTGTACCAGTGCGCCGTCAGCGTCTACGCCGggaagccccgcccccagccctCCACCCCCCCGACCATCACCAAGAGGTCAGAGGGGCTGACCGTCCGGCTCAAGACCAAAG aggtTAGTGTTTCCGCGGTAGCGGAGGTTGCTCGGGGGCCCCCGCTGAAGCGTGGCAGCACGGTGTCCCTGCTGTGTAACGTCTCCGTGACGACCGTGGGCCCCTCCCAGGTGGAGGTGCTGTGgttgaaggagagggaggctccgaagggggcggggctatgggcggaggagggggcggagcgCCAGGAGGAGGGCGGGGCCTCGAGGCCTCTGGCCCAGCTGTCATACGACGGCCTGTCCCGTTCCTACGGCAACAGCAGCGAGGTTAGCGTGGACCGGCTAGCGACGGGATGCTACAGGCTGCGGATCCACCAGGCGCAGCCCGAAGACCAGGGGCAGTACGCCTGCCTGGCGGAGGTGTGGGCCCTGGACCCCCACGGGGCCTGGTACAACACAGGGGCTCGGGCGGAGTCTGCCAGCGTGCGCATCTACCTGTACTCCCGAG CGACGGATCTCCTCCTCATTCCGTTGGTGGTGGGCGTGTCCTCTGCCCTTTTGGTGGGCGTGTTCATCGTCGCCACGGTGACCTGCTGCTTCATGAACCGATTGGCCAGGCAGCGCTCTCAGAAgtag